AGGGACATCCCAGTGAGACTCTGGACAAAGCTTTCTTCCTCCCGGGTGCCAGGGACACTCTGTCCTTGGGGACACCCCACTGCTcctctccctgtgccagggcaTCTCTTTGAACACTtctctctgtccctctgtcctatgtcccctgtcccaccccaccGGGGTgccccatccatccatccacatCCCCCACTGCCTCCACTGGGATCCCCCACCCATCCTTTGATTCTCCTACCTTgtccctgtgccctgctgtccctctgtcccctctCTGCCGGGCTGGCCTTCTCTGACTGTCTGTCCACGTCTCCCTGCAATGCTCTCCcatccccttctccctgcccctaCCTGGCCATCTGTCCTTCCATCCCTGTCTTCACTCATCCATGTCCCTCCATCTCTGGCCttatccctccctccctgtccctgtccatCCATCTGCCCTTTTCCTTACCTGTCTGTTCATTCATCCATCCACCATCTTCCCTCTCCCTACCTCTCCACCTgtccatccctccatccccacctcCTCATCCCTACCCATCTGTCTGTCCATCACCTTTTCCTAACCTGTCCATCTGTCCACCCATCCTTCCAACTGTCCTTCCCTTGTAACTCCTTGTCCCTACCTCTCCATTTGtctgtcctcctccttctccctatcaccatccctccctccctccatccacctcttccctcccccccgtccgtctgtctctctctctctttctctctctctgccccGGTCTCTCTTTCACCCCCAGATTTTACCGCTGTGGTTCCAGAGACGCCGCGCTTGgacagcagcctgcagaaggcCCGCGCGCGGCTCCTGGCCAAGGGCCGCCGGCACCGGCCATCCCGCTCCCGCCTGCGAGACAGTGCCAGCTCCACTGAGGGCGACGAGGGGCCCGAGGCAGCGGTGAGCCCAGGGGGCACCAAGGACCCAAGGGCAGGGTTGTGGGGGGATGCCTTGGCTGGGAGtagggaggggatgggggacatcccccctcccccaatgCCGTGTGCCCCCCAGGGAGCCAAGGGCGatggcagcccccggcccccttGCCCTTCTCCCATGGTGCTGACTTCTCCTTCGAGGTGGGGGCAgtgtggtgggtgctgggggaccccccagcctcctcgccCCCCCTCAGCTGCTACCAGCCCCTCACCAATGCCTTGTCCCAGGAGGGGCTGGCGGGCACCCCcttgccccagccctgccacagctcCGACAGCTCGCCCGGCTTCGCCCGCCGCGACGCCCGGCCCCAGCGGCACAGTGAAGGTGAGTTCCCCAGaccctccccagctggggggcATGTGGGGACCCTGGCACCCAtgtgggaggcagtgggtgATGCTCCCGTCCTCCTCCTGCAGACGACAGTCGGGACATGAGCCCCCCTGAGCCGGCCAGCCCCATTGTGGGGCTCGATAAGAAAACGCGGAGGAAGTTCTTGGATTTGGGGTGAGACCTGGCCCTGGGCGgatggagagagggagggacaCAAGAAAGGATGGAGAAGGGATAGAGAtgcagggctggagaagggatGGAAAGATGCAGGAATAGATGGAGAGATGCCTGGAAGGACATGGATGCCTGGAAGGAAAGATGGAGGGGTGCACAGAGGGAGGAGGATCCTCTGAAGGTGATGGAATGGTCTCCGAGGATGCATGGGGGTGGGGACTTGGGAGCCGTGGGGGCAGCACAGCCATTGGGCACCTCACTCCCTGCCAACCTGGCTCTCTCCCACCCAGGGTGACCCTGCGCCGGGCATCCTCCAGCAAAAGCCGaaaggagaagggcagcaaCCGCCTGTCCATGGGCAGCAGGTGAGAGCCCCCTctccggggcagggggtgcttCCTGGGGACGGCCCCGGTGCCCTAACAcagctctgtccccagggaggtggtggagggtCCCAGCCGCCCCTCAGGGTCacccttcctgcccttctcctgGTTCTCGGACAGTGCGAGGGGCTCAGCCTCCCCCGGCTCCGCATCACCCACCGGCTCCCCCCAGCAtgaggggctcagccctgccaaaTCTGCCTCCCAGGTCAGTGCCCAGGAATGGGGGGCTCCTGGCCCTGTAGGGTGGGTGGGTATAGGGGAGGGTATGGGAGCCCTATAGGgccagggagctgtagagaagGAGGTTGGTGCTCCTGTGAGTTAGGAGCTATAGGAGAAGAGGTTACAGTCAGCTATAGGAACTGGGGACAAAGCCCCATAGGGTCAAGATAGCTATAGGGGAAAGGTATCAAAGCTTTATGGTCACGATAGCTACGAGGGGAGCTCAAAGCCCCATAGGAACCCTCTCCCCATAGGGAGAGGGTTCAAAGACCACTAGGATCAAGATGGCTTTAGGGGGGATCAAAGCCCCACGCAGTCTGGGAGCCCTATAGGGAGCCAGAGCCCTTTgcgggggggtgctggggggctgcagactgctctggggcagcagggccagccctgccctcgcccctcctgctgccccaggacTCGACGCTGAGTGAGGACTCCCCACCGCCCAGTGCCAGCCCACGCCTGCCTGGCCCCCCCCCCACCAAGTGCTCCTACCCCTACCACACCCTGTCACAGTCCTCGGACGAGGTGAGCGTGCGCTGGGGGTGTGAGGCCGGGGTCCCTCCCCACAGGTGCCATGGGGATCCCCCGGTAACACCCAGCCCCTGTGCCCAGTTCCTGGATGAGCCCCCTGGTGCGGCCGCAGGCTGGACGTGCCAGCAGGTGGGACAGTGGCTGGAGAGCCTCAACCTGGAGCAGTATGTGGAGGAGTTCTCGGCCCATGGTGTTGATGGTCCACGGCTCCTGCACCTTGATGGTGCCAAGCTCAAGGtatggggctgggggagcctcttctgctggggtgcagggggttCCAGGTACCCCAGCAACCTGAATTATGGGGTAAGAAGTTTAAGGTATCCCCATGGGGTGCTCCAGTGGGCAGGAGGTCTGTCTGGGATTCTAGGCAGAGCTCTAGATACCCCAACGGGCTCATCACAGGGTACCTAAAATCTCTTGTCCTAACTGGCTGCTCCGcggggcaggaggtggggggaggtTCCAGGTATCCCAACAGACAAGTCAAGGAGTCAGGACGTTCTAGGTACCCCAAGGGGCTGGTGCACAGGGGACATAAGGTACCTCAGCAGGATGATCCTGAGGACAGGCAATGCGGGGGGCTCCAGGTACCCCAAGGGGCTGGTCCGTAGGGCAGGGGGGTGTTGGCACCCCATGGCCACGGGGGAGGTCATGTCGCCCCACTGCCAGCGCCACTGTGCCGGCAGGCGCTGGGCGTGGGCAGCTCGCAGGACCGTGCAGTGCTGAAGCGGAAGCTCAAGGAGCTGAGCCTAGCTGTGGAGAAGGAGCGCAAGGCCCAAGAGAAGGCGGAGAAGCAGCGGGAGAAGCAGAAGAAGAGGGACCAGGAGCAACGGTGGAGCTAAGGGGGGACCAGGAGCACCCCTGCACCCCATCcccacccacagcccccaggatgccctggggacacccagcTCCGGCACAGCCGCTGTGGCCACACGGCCGCTGTGGCCGAGGGACAGCGATGCCAGGCTGAGACAGGCACGACTGCCCTCTCTGCACCCCATGGGCACAGTCCGGGCCCCTCACAGGCCCCTTTTCTGGATGCAAAAGGCACATTGgacccccctccctccctgtcccaTCACCCCCAACCCGAGGGGTCCGGAGGGGTCACAGCCACCCCTCTCACCCCGGCCCCCAGCATGGTGTGGCACCAGCTGAGGACAGTGCATGGCCTGACCCCCTCCAGATGTGCACACCCTCCAGGTTGGGGTGTGGGAAGTGAATGCagaaacccacccaccccacccgcGAATATGGCACCCCGGAGGACACCCCAGGAAATAAAAGGGTACTGAGGGCCAGTGCAAACCAGTGCGACCAGTGCGAGCCTGACTGGGATGGGGCTAGGGAACaagatggggtggggggatctcagtgccaggctgggggggacaGAGCACGGCTCCTCCCCAGGACCagtgtccccaagtgccacccTGTGACTGTGCCCAGGGGGGTGCAACACAACAGCCTCCTCACCAGCCTGGGTGGCCCCAGGGTGGGTAAACTGAGGCATGCGGGGGGGCAGTGACCCAGTTGCGGGGGGTGTGTGCAAAGGAGGGGTGGTTCCTGGGACCTCAAAACACCACACCAGGAGCTCAGTCAACATCCAATTTACTGacagcgggggcggggggaagggtatctggggggggcagggggaagctcCCGAGCAGGTCAGAGCGTGTGTGGGGAACCCACCCCAAGGAGAGCACAGGGGTGTGGAGTGGCGGCGCACACAGATGAGAACAGCTCAGTAGTGCAATACCAGGGAcggcacagggagctggggaggaggggctCAAGCCTGGTCCCCCAACCCTgtcagggctggaggggcagagaAGTGCTGCTGGTCATACTGGGGAAGGACCAGTCCCTCGCTGTTCCTGCGGTACCCCTAGTGTGCACCTCCCGGGGTCGGTGCCAAGgtggcgggggagggggggggggggcaacaGGGGCTCTACCCTCTCCATGCTGCTTCAATGCCACCCCCAGCTACATACCTAAGTGCCACCAAGGCAGGGGGGTGCTGGGaccccccatcccactggaaCCCCACCCCACGTTTCACATGCTTCCCAACAAGTCCTAACAACCGCGGTGGAGGCGGGAGGCAGAACCAGGATGCTAAAACACCACCCCTGGGTGATGGGGAACGCCTGGGGTGAGGGCTATCTACAGCCTGAGCGGGCAGCGAGCCCCCAGGGGGGACCCTAGGGGACACGGTAAGTGGAGGTGTTCTTGGGCTCGGTGCTGGGGATGCACCAGTCCCCTGCCTCCTGGCTGGCCTGGTAGTGCCGCCACGCTGACTTGTTGTAAACCGGCAATCGCTCCACCGAGTCCGTGGACAGGGCCTGCGGGAGacacagggggctggggagggcccTGTCCCcctgggcagaggctgcagaCCCCGGGTGCCGGGGGAAACACCCACCTTTAGGTAGATGACAGCGTCGGTGCCGAAGCCCTCCATGGAGAAGAGCTGCAGGTCCCCCTGGAAGTACTTGGCGTAGAGGCGAGAGATGGGCAAGCCATAGCCAAATCCGgcctggcagggaggaggaggtggtgtaCGGGGGTCCCTGGTGCTGGGGTCAGTACCCCCAGGGGACCCCAAGCCTCCCTATGTCACCCCAAGCAGCACCAGTGCACCCATGAGTGTCCATGTGCCACCTCCAGGCACCCTCAGTGGTCACCACGCCACTTTCAAACCACCCCATGCACACACCCAAAtgtccccctgccaccccaaagTGTCCCCAGGTCACACCCAAGCACACCAAAGTGTCCCCATGCCACTTCAAAACATCCCCATGCCACCCCCAGGCACCCCAAAATGTCCCCAAGCCAAGCCCAAACACCCCCATGACACCGCAGGCACCCCAAGCCACCCTGATGGCTACTGTGCCACCCTCCAGCACTCCTAATGTCCCCACAGCGCAGACATCCCCACACCACCCCTAGCCACAGACCTGcaccccattccctgtcccccaggGCCATGCAGGGCCCCCATGGCACCTACCAGGGGggcccccccagtgcccagctgtggggtgggagCGGTGGAGTACATGTAGCTGAAGAGGCGCTCGATCTTCCGCAGGGGGACACCCATGCCCCGGTCACTCATCTGCAAGACATGCTGGGGGGGTCACAACCCCACTCCTGGCTCCCCCCACAACTAAGTGTTCCCCGGACCGGGCTCGGGACCCTCTGGGATGGAGCCGGTGGCCCCTTATGCACCTTGATGGAGAGGTCCTCCTGGCCCAGGGCCACCATCACCTTGATGGCCGGCAGCCGAGGGCTGTTCTCATGGCTCTCCACGGTGGCTCGCATGGCATTCTGCGGGCACAGGGTCAGCTGTGGTTCAGGGGACGCCCCACAACCTCCCTCCTACCCCCCTTGATGGGGCTGGGGTTACCTTAAAGAGCTCAAAGAGCATGTGGTAGAGATGCGAGGGGACGTAGACGATGTTGATGGGCTGCTGGGCATTGCTcgctgcagggaggagagcagctgTCAGCATCATtgtcctccccagccccaaatGAGCCACCCGAGAatcccctgcagcagggacatcCCCCAGCCCGGCCTCACCATTCACCTCCTCGATCTCCAGGTCAGGCGAGGACATGTAGTACTTGTCACACAGGAGCTTAGCCATGTTGTAGGCATCTgggagggggaggcagagaGGTCAGCACACCCAGCATGAAGGCAGGAGAAGTGTTTGGGGCCCTCTCCCTCCCAAATATTTTCCATCCCTACAGAACCAGGAAGTTTTTGGGGTCTTCTGGGGTAACCCCAAAGCACAGGGGACTGTTGACACCTTGGCTGAGGTCCACCCAAACTTGTGACACAAATGGCTTCCAAACAGGTGGATCCCAGGGCAAGGGGAAGATCAGGGGGACCCTCAACTCCCCCAGTTCATGCCCCCCGTGGGAGTGGGAGCCCCCTGGTCCCCACAGACCTCTCACCACGTTGGCCACGCTGCAATGGGGGTCAATGCTCCCAATGTGCTTGGGGTGCGCAGGGTTGGTGCTGCCATcgaagagcagagctggagaggggaCAAGGAGAACAGCAGGCAGTGGGGACCCTGTCTCAGCTCCAGAGACACCTGGGgccaccccacagcccaggaTGTGCCCAGCCACCCCTGAGGAGTGAAGGGGACATATGGGGATGggtggggacatgggggacagggacacgtGTAGAGCAGAACGGGGAACATCTCAGGGTAGGGAGGTGCCTGGgagaggcagggcagagggaaagCCTAAGGCTGGGGGGGATACACAGGGCTAGTATGtcttggggcggggggagcacagggctgggacaAGCCACGGGGttgggggctgggggacactcagggcaggggcaggatccctggggctggggggtatGCCCGGGACTAACAGGGGTGCTCAGGTTGGGACACTTGGAGGAGGGGGATGCCTGGGGCAGTGAGGGATCCCCGGGGGACCCCCAGGGCAGTCGGGGACCCCTGGGCCGCTCACTGTGCTGGTTGATGAGCATGCGGATGGAGATGCGGCTCAGGTAGAAGCGGTCGAGGAAGTACTGGATGTTCTGGTTGGAGACGGGGTCATCTCCATAGGCCTCCTTGTACTCGATGACCCCCTGAGCCATGGTGGGCACCACGTCGTTGTGCCGGTTGCGGATGGTGACCAGGGCATCTGTGAACCTGGTAAGGGGAatgggatggagctgggggaCACCTGGTCCGGGCAGAGCCTCGATCCAGTCCAGCTCTccccaggagctggtggcactggggaaACCCAGAGCAGTCTGCTGATACCTTGCTCAGGGCTTGGTATAGTGGGGGCAGTTTGGGGACCGTATAGATAGGGTGCAGGGTGCCAAGGCCCCTCGGTGACGCCAGCTCTCGCTGCTGTGGGTCTGGGAGGAGGGGACACCCCAGGACCGGAGACAAGAGGGGTCAAAGACACGCTGTCACCTGCCAACTTACTGTCCCAGGGTGGCCTGGTCCTCAGGGTCCCTGTCGAGGAACGCCATGATGTCCAGCAGGCTCTGGACGTacctggggaaggagctggttACTCCCCACCCAGTGCCCCTAAAGCCAAAGAACACCCCAGGCACCCCACAGCAGGGGGGCACAGGGTgccctggggtgctgctccatgcagggagaggggctcagcaccccctCAACCAGGACCACCCCCCAAAAGCTGCTGCCCCATGAAACCACCCCGTGCTTGGCAGGGGGTCCAAGCTTATCCTGCCCCCATGGTGGCCTCTGGGGACACTTGGAGATGCAGGCCCTCCGATGGGGTGAGAGGCATGAGGGTCCCTGCAAGCCGGAGTCCCTGCAGGAGGCCTGCAGGAGCATGGCACGGCTGCATTCTGctgccaggcagtgctggcagggacTGAGGACACTGCACAAACAACTCGTCACGTGGTGGCACTAGGAGAAGGTTCACGATGCCAGAGCTGGCAGGGGGACACGGTACTTAATGGGACACCCAgacaccacccacccccaagGACATGGACCCCCCCAGCCATTGGAGCTGGCTCAGCCCTTTCAGGCTGGGGCAGGACATAAGGCGGCACCAGTGACCGCAATGGCTGGGTCCCCCCATACCCCACTGGTATGGGGGTGTCACCAAAGGGCCTGCAGCCTTTGTCACCCAAGGGCATGGCATGGCACCAGCTGCCAGCcacctgtccctgtccctcttcCAGACCAGCTGGGGAGGACAGTCGGTGGCAGCAGCGGGACGTGCAGTGGTGGTGGGACCTGTGGTGGCAGTGGGATCCCCTGCCATGACAGCAGTGGCAGTTGTGATAGTAATGGGAGCCATACAGGTGACAGCGGTGGGACCCACGGTGGCACTCAGGCAGGTGACAGTGGTGGGACCCCTCTGGGTGACAATGGTGGGACCTGGGGCAGTGGGACCCCTGGCAGCAGGACTTGCACAAGCGCCAGCAGTGGCACCCCCGTGAGCAACAACAGTGGGACCTGTGGTGGCAGCGGAATCCACGCAAGTACCAGTGGGGGggacccccagcagcaggacccGTGGTGGCAGCAGGACCTATACAGATGGTGGTGGCGGCACCTCCACACCCGACatggtgtggggctgggtggtCCCGGAGGCAGCAGTggcccccccaggcccccccatctcaccagctctgcaccagctggACGGAGGGAGTGCGCAGGACGCGGTCTGGCAGCAGGTTGATCTCCTTCATGATGTTGGAGAGGCGGACGGGCAGCTCCTGCCGCAGGAAGGCAAAGGAGGTCTTCTCACAGGCATTGCTGGAGCctgggggggacacacacgggctgagccccagctcaacacccccagccccagggctggctgcactgctgcttctcttgggGAGGGGAcggctggcagggcaggagcagaggaggcagaagcaggtccctgcccctggctggAGGAGGACCCCAAGGGGCACAGCGCGgcctgctggggagggtgaCCTAGGTGGCCAGTACAGCCCAGTACAGCTCAGACTGGGGCTGGAAAGCCCCCCTGCGGGTGATTCTGAGCAGAGAAGTACTCGGGCCACCATCAGTGCTGGGGACACCCAAACCAGCCTGGTGGCACCAGGCTGCTGAGAGCCTCTGCCACGGGGACACGCCGAAGTGTCCCAAAGATATGGGTGTCCCCAACCAGGGGCTGGCGCCCAGCGAGgctgcgggggggcgggggggagcaaAACCGTCCCCAAGGCCCTAGAGGGGCACAACCCCAGGGACAAGGGACACTGGCGGAGCTGTACATGAGGAGGACTTGAGGAGGGATCCCAGcgctggtgggatggggcagaAGCTGGGGGGGACCGGGCAGGGGCCAAGGACCCCCGGGTGCAGCCGCCAGCCTTGGCTGGGACAAGCACAGAGGGGGACGCAGGTAGACATAGTGCTGACATTGAAACTcccggggaagggggggcaggaggagcccagGACCGGTGACAGCGGTGGGCGGGGGCAGCTCCACCTCCCTGGGGTATTTCCTCGAGGCCTTTGCTTAGTGGGGGGCCTGTGTCACCcacctggaggtgctggggggccAAGCAGGTATTTACCAAGGCGGGAGGGGGATGACTGGGGGTGTGCAAGGAACACCTGGCCAGGGGTCCCACACACAGGGTTATTTAGCTGGTGGGGTCAGGAGTCACCCCATATGGGGGTATTTACCGGGGACTCACCTGGAGGGGCACGGCAAGGGGGGGGGGACACCCACCCAGCCATCCCCCAGGGGGGTGGCTTCCCAGGTTGTTACTTGCCCGCCGGGGGTAGCACCCCGGGGGTCGTTACGGGGGACCTCCTGCTCCGGCAGGTGCCCACCAGGAGACCAGTTCCCAGCCCGTTATTTA
This DNA window, taken from Falco peregrinus isolate bFalPer1 chromosome 18, bFalPer1.pri, whole genome shotgun sequence, encodes the following:
- the SAMD14 gene encoding sterile alpha motif domain-containing protein 14 isoform X1 — protein: MSVSKLQDVDEVFDFTAVVPETPRLDSSLQKARARLLAKGRRHRPSRSRLRDSASSTEGDEGPEAAEGLAGTPLPQPCHSSDSSPGFARRDARPQRHSEDDSRDMSPPEPASPIVGLDKKTRRKFLDLGVTLRRASSSKSRKEKGSNRLSMGSREVVEGPSRPSGSPFLPFSWFSDSARGSASPGSASPTGSPQHEGLSPAKSASQDSTLSEDSPPPSASPRLPGPPPTKCSYPYHTLSQSSDEFLDEPPGAAAGWTCQQVGQWLESLNLEQYVEEFSAHGVDGPRLLHLDGAKLKALGVGSSQDRAVLKRKLKELSLAVEKERKAQEKAEKQREKQKKRDQEQRWS
- the SAMD14 gene encoding sterile alpha motif domain-containing protein 14 isoform X2, yielding MSVSKLQDVDEVFETPRLDSSLQKARARLLAKGRRHRPSRSRLRDSASSTEGDEGPEAAEGLAGTPLPQPCHSSDSSPGFARRDARPQRHSEDDSRDMSPPEPASPIVGLDKKTRRKFLDLGVTLRRASSSKSRKEKGSNRLSMGSREVVEGPSRPSGSPFLPFSWFSDSARGSASPGSASPTGSPQHEGLSPAKSASQDSTLSEDSPPPSASPRLPGPPPTKCSYPYHTLSQSSDEFLDEPPGAAAGWTCQQVGQWLESLNLEQYVEEFSAHGVDGPRLLHLDGAKLKALGVGSSQDRAVLKRKLKELSLAVEKERKAQEKAEKQREKQKKRDQEQRWS
- the PDK2 gene encoding pyruvate dehydrogenase kinase, isozyme 2 isoform X1; this encodes MRLLRWLGKRAALAGVPTYIEHFSKFSPSPLSMKQFLDFGSSNACEKTSFAFLRQELPVRLSNIMKEINLLPDRVLRTPSVQLVQSWYVQSLLDIMAFLDRDPEDQATLGQFTDALVTIRNRHNDVVPTMAQGVIEYKEAYGDDPVSNQNIQYFLDRFYLSRISIRMLINQHTLLFDGSTNPAHPKHIGSIDPHCSVANVVRDAYNMAKLLCDKYYMSSPDLEIEEVNASNAQQPINIVYVPSHLYHMLFELFKNAMRATVESHENSPRLPAIKVMVALGQEDLSIKMSDRGMGVPLRKIERLFSYMYSTAPTPQLGTGGAPLAGFGYGLPISRLYAKYFQGDLQLFSMEGFGTDAVIYLKALSTDSVERLPVYNKSAWRHYQASQEAGDWCIPSTEPKNTSTYRVP
- the PDK2 gene encoding pyruvate dehydrogenase kinase, isozyme 2 isoform X2 — protein: MPPSPGSSNACEKTSFAFLRQELPVRLSNIMKEINLLPDRVLRTPSVQLVQSWYVQSLLDIMAFLDRDPEDQATLGQFTDALVTIRNRHNDVVPTMAQGVIEYKEAYGDDPVSNQNIQYFLDRFYLSRISIRMLINQHTLLFDGSTNPAHPKHIGSIDPHCSVANVVRDAYNMAKLLCDKYYMSSPDLEIEEVNASNAQQPINIVYVPSHLYHMLFELFKNAMRATVESHENSPRLPAIKVMVALGQEDLSIKMSDRGMGVPLRKIERLFSYMYSTAPTPQLGTGGAPLAGFGYGLPISRLYAKYFQGDLQLFSMEGFGTDAVIYLKALSTDSVERLPVYNKSAWRHYQASQEAGDWCIPSTEPKNTSTYRVP
- the PDK2 gene encoding pyruvate dehydrogenase kinase, isozyme 2 isoform X3, whose product is MKEINLLPDRVLRTPSVQLVQSWYVQSLLDIMAFLDRDPEDQATLGQFTDALVTIRNRHNDVVPTMAQGVIEYKEAYGDDPVSNQNIQYFLDRFYLSRISIRMLINQHTLLFDGSTNPAHPKHIGSIDPHCSVANVVRDAYNMAKLLCDKYYMSSPDLEIEEVNASNAQQPINIVYVPSHLYHMLFELFKNAMRATVESHENSPRLPAIKVMVALGQEDLSIKMSDRGMGVPLRKIERLFSYMYSTAPTPQLGTGGAPLAGFGYGLPISRLYAKYFQGDLQLFSMEGFGTDAVIYLKALSTDSVERLPVYNKSAWRHYQASQEAGDWCIPSTEPKNTSTYRVP